The proteins below are encoded in one region of Salvia hispanica cultivar TCC Black 2014 unplaced genomic scaffold, UniMelb_Shisp_WGS_1.0 HiC_scaffold_345, whole genome shotgun sequence:
- the LOC125198975 gene encoding peroxidase 66-like: MVSKMKYYISILLVLAGIYQLGAALDPHYYAKTCPEAESIIFEAVRDASAHDPKAPARLLRMFFHDCFIRGCDASVLVDSTPNNKAEKDGPPNLSLAAFYVIDAAKTKLEKACPKTVSCADILAVAARDVVALSGGPTWRVAAGRKDGKISRANETINLPSPSSNTSQLIQSFAQRGLSAKDLVALSGGHTLGFSHCSSFEGRLRNFSATHDTDPTLHPQLAAELKRKCPKPNRDRNAGQFLDATSSIFDNNYYRRVAGGEGVFVSDQSLLGDYRTRWMVEAFARDQGLFFNEFADSMIRLGNVGVVETGQVRQNCRIVH; the protein is encoded by the exons ATGGTTTCAAAAATGAAGTATTATATCAGCATTCTTCTTGTTTTAGCCGGAATTTATCAGCTGGGAGCTGCTCTTGATCCCCATTACTATGCCAAAACATGCCCTGAAGCCGAAAGTATCATCTTCGAAGCTGTTCGCGACGCATCAGCTCATGATCCTAAAGCCCCTGCTCGCTTACTCAGAATGTTCTTTCATGATTGTTTCATCAGG GGTTGTGATGCATCGGTGTTGGTGGATTCGACCCCAAACAACAAAGCGGAGAAGGATGGCCCTCCCAATCTCTCACTGGCTGCATTTTATGTGATAGATGCCGCAAAAACAAAGCTAGAAAAAGCTTGCCCCAAAACAGTGTCTTGCGCTGATATATTAGCCGTGGCAGCTAGAGACGTCGTCGCTCTG TCGGGAGGGCCCACGTGGAGGGTGGCAGCGGGGAGAAAAGACGGGAAAATATCGAGAGCAAACGAGACCATAAATCTGCCATCGCCATCATCCAACACATCGCAGCTGATTCAAAGCTTCGCGCAGAGAGGGCTATCGGCGAAAGATCTGGTGGCGCTCTCCGGCGGGCACACGCTGGGGTTCTCGCACTGCTCCTCCTTCGAGGGCCGACTACGCAACTTCAGCGCCACCCACGACACCGACCCCACGCTGCACCCGCAGCTGGCGGCGGAGCTGAAGAGGAAGTGCCCCAAGCCCAACAGAGACCGGAATGCGGGCCAGTTCCTGGACGCCACGTCATCGATCTTCGACAACAATTACTACAGGAGGGTTGCGGGCGGGGAGGGCGTGTTCGTCTCCGATCAGTCGCTTTTAGGGGATTACAGGACGCGGTGGATGGTGGAGGCGTTCGCCAGGGATCAGGGCTTGTTTTTCAACGAGTTTGCGGATTCCATGATTCGCCTTGGGAATGTTGGAGTTGTTGAGACTGGACAAGTGAGACAGAATTGCAGAATTGTTCATTGA